Part of the Sulfurovum sp. TSL6 genome, AAGCAAAGTTTTTTGCTTTGATAATATTTGTGAGTTCACGATGACGCTCTTTTGCTATGTTGCCTTTTACTTCGGGTTTCATGGTTGCAGAAGCGGTATTGTCACGTTTAGAGTATGAGAAAGCATGAACATGTGTAAGCGGCAACTCTTTGACTCTAGAGATCGCTTCAGCCCACTCTTTCTCATCTTCACCAGGATGTCCTACAATATAGTCCGTCCCTAAAGCATAGCCCTGGTCTGCAATTTTTCTGAAAAGTTCCAGGTCAGTCTTAAATTCATTTCTTCTGTTCATCAGTTTGAGCATTTTATCGCTGGTGTGCTGAAGGGCAATGTGCATATGTTTTGCCATCCAGGGTTCATTGAGCAGCTCCAAAAATTCATCGTCGATCTGTATAGGCTCCATACTTCCAATACGTATTCGTCGAACACCACGGATCATACTCATCTTTTTAAGCAGTTTGGCCATAGATGTGTTGTGATCACGCCCGTAAGATCCTACATTGGTACCGGTAAGGATGAATTCTCCAAATCCATTTGAAGCAAGTTTGTTGATCTGCTCCAAAATAGTCTCTTCTTTGTGAGAACGTGCATCACCGCGTACTGCAGGAATGATACAGTAGGAACATCTAAAGTCACACCCCTCTTGGATCTTAATAAAAGCCCGGCTCTTACCTACAAACTCTTCGACGATGGTTGAATCTATATGTTCAAGGTCACCGATCTGATAAAATGGTTCTTCATTTTTGAGTACCGCGTTGATATTTTCTTTCTCAGAGTGGCCTATGACACCAAATACTTTTTTGTCTTCAAACAATGATTCACCTTTTGAGTGTGATCCACAGCCTGCCAGTACTACTTTTGCATCGGGATTTTTACGATGCATGGATGAGATATAGTTACGTACAGAAGAGTCAGCACCATTGGTAACAGTACAGGAGTTGACAACGATGATATCAGAGCTAAGCTCATCATCTGTCAGTTCGTAATCTTTCAGTTTGGACATCATTACCTGTGTGTCGAATTGGTTAGTACGACACCCAAAGGTTTTAAAATAGACTTTTTGCATGATTATAGCCCTTGATTAGGATCTATAGCATCTAATCCCATTTGAGGACTAGGTACATTTTTATCCACATATATAGATTGTGTAGGAAATGCAAGATGTATCTTCTCTTCTTCTTGAATACGAGCGATTATCTCAATGGAAATAGTACTTCTCAATGTCATAGTCGCATAAGAGTTAGTGAGATACCATGCCGATATTTTTAAACCATAAGGTTCAATATGTGTAAAGATACGAGGCTCAACATTGGTGTTTCTCATACCATACTTGCTTCTTAGTTTGTTGAGCTGTTTTCTTGTGATCTCAGTATACCCTTTTGAGTACTTCTTCGTGATCTCTTTAGCAATATGCATAGCCTTATTTGCATCAGAATCGAAAGTAATGACAAAGTCTATCCCATCCCATACGGTTTTTAGTCCGGAATGAGAGTAGTTAGCTATCATATCAGTAAATATGAAGTTGTTTGGAATGAAGATCATACGCCCTGCTCTTCTGTTGGTCATATAAGACGTGAGGTTTACATCTTCATGCATGGTCATACGGAGCATTGAGATATCAACGATATCCCCTACATACTCCACACCCTCTCGTACAAATCGAACCCTGTCACCTACATGGATTGCACCTCCAAGTACAATGGTCGCCCATCCCATAAGGGACATGAACCAGTCTTTCATCGCAATGGCAATACCGGCTGAGGCAAAACCAAGGATCGTGACAAGATAACTTACGTTTTCTATATAGGCAAGGAGTAAGGTTAAAATTAAAATACTTACAAAAGAGATATTGAGTGCCTTGTTGATAGCATAAAAACTTTCTTCTTCTGACATATATTTTTTAACAAAAAATTTAATAAAAAATAAAAGGAAAATAAAGAAAAGGATGATAGCTCCGATCGTCATAGTTCTTTGTATCTCTCTTTGAATATCATTTTTGAGATTAAGCTCGATTTCATCAATTTTTTTACTATATACATTTTTGGTGGTTTTAAATATCTCCAGGACAGGAATAAATGTTTTAATTTGATCTATAGTGTCTTGTTGTTCATTAATATAGTCCAAGTTTAGAGGGTCTAACTTTAAAAGTTTGTTGAGGACAAGCTGTTTCTCTTTAAACTTTTCGACTATACGATAGAGTGATTCATATCGATTGTTGTACTCTTCTATGTCGGATTGGAGTTTTTCTCTATAGGATACTGCACCGATCACCGCAAAAGGGCTATCTACTTTAGGTACATCAGTTATTTCAGGAGGTGTAAGGAACTTTTTAAAAGGGTCTTTTTCATACTCTCTTAGTAGTTGAAGTTTACCAAGTAGTGTTATCTTATCATTTTGGGCATTTTGTAACTCTTCTTGTTCTGTTCTAGTTTTTTGTTTTATTTTTTCTAAGCGGTCAATGGTTTCATCTAGTGCTATATGTTGTTTTTCAAGTTCTTTATATGTATGATAGTTACTATAGATCTTTGACCAGATATTGTTATCACTAAGTTCTTTGTCCAGCGTTTCTTTTTTATTAAGAAGCTGATTTATTTTGTTCATATCCAAAGGTAGTTTTTGTGTTTCTGTAGACTCTTTTATCACCTCTGCAGTGCTGTTTTCCTCTAAGACTGGTTCAGCATATGCTGTAATAGAAGATAAAAGAGTAAAGGCTATAAGAATGTGTTTAAAACTCATTTTTCTTCTCCAAAGCCGTGAAGTACTTTTTTTACAATACTTTCATCAATATCAGATACCATTTTATAGTGACCCATACCTTGAGGCAAGATAAATGTGATACTCCCTCTGGCACTTTTTTTGTCTAAAAAGAAATGCTCATAAAAGTCATCTACATCTTTGATCACATAGTCTGTAGGTAAAGAAGACTTTTCTAAAAGTCTCTTCACTGCTTCGGCCTCTTCCTGTGAGAATAGACCAAGTTCCACAGCCAAAGCGTTGGCCATGACCATTCCTATAGCTACGGCTTCACCATGTAGATAGGTTGTGTAGTTGGTTTCATTTTCAACCACATGACCAAAAGTATGTCCGTAGTTAAGTACCGCCCGTATACCTGCCTCTTTTTCATCTTGATTGACTACCCATGCTTTTAGCTCTACACTTTTTTTGATCACTTCTTTAAGTGTTTCAGTGTCACTAAAATTAGATTTTTGCAAGAATTCAAAATATGACTTGTCAAACATAACGGCCATTTTGACTATCTCTGCGATACCTGCAGCAAATTCTCTAGGCGGTAATGTTTTTAAAAATGAAGGGTCTATATAAACAGCTTTGGGTTGATAAAAAGCACCAATGAGATTTTTTCCATATTTGTTATTGACCCCTGTTTTGCCCCCTACACTGGCATCAACTTGACTAAGCAGTGTTGTGGGTATCTGTATAAAGTCTATCCCTCTTTGATAAATGCTTGCCGTAAATCCTGTCATATCACCTATCACACCACCACCAAAGGCGATAAGTAGAGATTTTCTATCGAGCTTATGTTCAAAACATTCATTCAGTATATTTTCAACTGTTTCTAGGGTCTTGTACCCTTCCCCATCAGGAATCGTAACCACATTGAGTTTTGTGGCTTTGATGTGAGAAAGAAGTGTTTCAAGATGGTACCCCGCAACTGTAGGGTTCGTAACCACAACAACATTGGTGTCAAAAGTAAGTTGGGGTAATGCATCAATAGTGATATCATAAGTGATGTTTTGAGTATGTGCTAATTCGATAGGGACGATCATTCAGTAAAACCTTGCGCGTTATTATTGGCTCTATTTTATCTTATTTGTGATTAAGTATCGTTTTAAAGGGCTTTATGCCCCAATAGAGCCCTTATGTCATCGCAAAAGGAACAAGCAGTTTTGGATGTCTGTTGGTAGTAAGAAGATAGTCTTGTACCTTGTTAGAGATGAGTTTTCTAAGG contains:
- the mtaB gene encoding tRNA (N(6)-L-threonylcarbamoyladenosine(37)-C(2))-methylthiotransferase MtaB translates to MQKVYFKTFGCRTNQFDTQVMMSKLKDYELTDDELSSDIIVVNSCTVTNGADSSVRNYISSMHRKNPDAKVVLAGCGSHSKGESLFEDKKVFGVIGHSEKENINAVLKNEEPFYQIGDLEHIDSTIVEEFVGKSRAFIKIQEGCDFRCSYCIIPAVRGDARSHKEETILEQINKLASNGFGEFILTGTNVGSYGRDHNTSMAKLLKKMSMIRGVRRIRIGSMEPIQIDDEFLELLNEPWMAKHMHIALQHTSDKMLKLMNRRNEFKTDLELFRKIADQGYALGTDYIVGHPGEDEKEWAEAISRVKELPLTHVHAFSYSKRDNTASATMKPEVKGNIAKERHRELTNIIKAKNFAFRREHTQNLEVLLESGKDGVYQGFDQYFNKISVTSDEDLSANWVLLNDVEVSNEGNKAKV
- a CDS encoding mechanosensitive ion channel domain-containing protein produces the protein MSFKHILIAFTLLSSITAYAEPVLEENSTAEVIKESTETQKLPLDMNKINQLLNKKETLDKELSDNNIWSKIYSNYHTYKELEKQHIALDETIDRLEKIKQKTRTEQEELQNAQNDKITLLGKLQLLREYEKDPFKKFLTPPEITDVPKVDSPFAVIGAVSYREKLQSDIEEYNNRYESLYRIVEKFKEKQLVLNKLLKLDPLNLDYINEQQDTIDQIKTFIPVLEIFKTTKNVYSKKIDEIELNLKNDIQREIQRTMTIGAIILFFIFLLFFIKFFVKKYMSEEESFYAINKALNISFVSILILTLLLAYIENVSYLVTILGFASAGIAIAMKDWFMSLMGWATIVLGGAIHVGDRVRFVREGVEYVGDIVDISMLRMTMHEDVNLTSYMTNRRAGRMIFIPNNFIFTDMIANYSHSGLKTVWDGIDFVITFDSDANKAMHIAKEITKKYSKGYTEITRKQLNKLRSKYGMRNTNVEPRIFTHIEPYGLKISAWYLTNSYATMTLRSTISIEIIARIQEEEKIHLAFPTQSIYVDKNVPSPQMGLDAIDPNQGL
- the aroB gene encoding 3-dehydroquinate synthase — its product is MIVPIELAHTQNITYDITIDALPQLTFDTNVVVVTNPTVAGYHLETLLSHIKATKLNVVTIPDGEGYKTLETVENILNECFEHKLDRKSLLIAFGGGVIGDMTGFTASIYQRGIDFIQIPTTLLSQVDASVGGKTGVNNKYGKNLIGAFYQPKAVYIDPSFLKTLPPREFAAGIAEIVKMAVMFDKSYFEFLQKSNFSDTETLKEVIKKSVELKAWVVNQDEKEAGIRAVLNYGHTFGHVVENETNYTTYLHGEAVAIGMVMANALAVELGLFSQEEAEAVKRLLEKSSLPTDYVIKDVDDFYEHFFLDKKSARGSITFILPQGMGHYKMVSDIDESIVKKVLHGFGEEK